In the Geoalkalibacter sp. genome, GGCCAGACGAAGCCGACAGGAGGTCGATTTGGCCCAGATCGTTTTTTCCAGTTGGGGAAACAAGATCGTCGACAACCGCAAGGTTGACGGCGAAGCGCAGGCTGCCAGCTTCAAACTGCCCGTCACCCTCGACGGGGAGCGGCCCTTGGCCGCCTTCATGGGCTGGGACGGCCTCATCGTCTTCGATCCCAAGGTGAGCGTGCCCGCCATGGCCGCCGAATACATGCGCCGTGTGCAGAATCTCTATTGCTGCGGCAAGTGCACGCCGGGCAAGAAGGGCACCAAGGTGCTGGCCGATCTTCTCGACGGGGTGCTCAGCGGCACCACCGCCGCCGCCGATCTCGACCAGGTGCCGCAGCTCGCCGAGTTGATGAAGAACTGCAAGTGCACCCTGTGCCAGAGCGCCACGGTACCGGTGCTGCATGCGGTCAGCCATTTCCGCGACGATTTTCTCGCCTGCCTCAGCGGCCAGACCCGGCCGCGCGACGAGGTGCGCTTCATTCACAAATACACCGCGCCCTGTCAGGACAAGTGCCCGGCGCACATCGACATTCCCGCCTACATCGAGGCGATCAAGGAATATCGCTTCGACGAGTCCCTGGAGATCATTCGCGACAACATGCCCCTGCCGGCGGTGTGCGGCCGCGTCTGTCCCCATCCCTGCGAAACCGCCTGCCGCCGCAAGAACGTCGATGAGCCGATCAGCATCATGGTGCTCAAGCGCTCCGCCTCGGACTGGGAATGGAAGCACCATCAGCCCCCGCCCATGCAGCCCAAGCCGCGCAAGAACAAGAAGGTCGCGGTGGTCGGCGCCGGCCCGGCGGGCCTGACCACGGCCTACTACCTGGCCCTCGAGGGCTATCCGGTCACCATCTATGAAGCGCTGCCCGAAGGCTACGGCGGCGGCATGGTGGCGGTGGGCATTCCGCCCTACCGCATGCCGCGTCCCATCCTGCAGCGCGACATCGACATCATCAGCGCCCTGGGCGTCGAGATCATCTACAACACCCGCGTCGGCACGGACATCTCCCTGCCCGAGCTCAAGGAAAAATTCGACGCGGTGTTCCTCGCGCCGGGCGCCCATCGTTCCAAGCCCATGGGCGTGGAAGGCGAGGACAAGGGCTACAAGGGCTTTCTGCGCGGCGGTATCGATTTTCTGCGCGAGGCCTACATGGGCAAGCCCACGGGCATGGGCAAGAAAGTGGTCGTGGTCGGCGGCGGCAACACCGCCATCGACTGCGTGCGCGTGGCGCTGCGCGAGGGCGCCGAGGAATCGGTGCTGCTTTATCGCCGCTCGCGCAAGGAAATGCCCGCCGACGTCTGGGAAGTCGACGGCGCCGAGGAAGAAGGCGTCAAGTTCGAGTTTCTCGTACTGCCCACCCGCATCATCGTCGATGAGAACGAGCAGGTGACCGGCGTCGAGTGCGTGCGCATGGAACTGGGCGAGCCCGACGCCTCGGGGCGCCGCCGCCCTCAGCCCGTCAAGGGCAGCGAATTCGTCGTCGAGTGCGACACGGTCATCCCGGCCATCGGCCAGGATGCCGATCTGTCCTTCATCCCGGAAAAAATGGGCATCGACATCACCAAATGGAACACCGTGGTGACTCGTTTCCTGCCGTTGAAGGATGCCGCCGGCAAGGATCTCAACGACAGCATGGGCAACCCCCTGTCGCGCCTGCTCATCACCGACCACGAGGGCGTGTTCGCCGGCGGCGACGCCGAAATCGGCCCCCTGACCGTGGTTGCCTGCGTCGGCAACGCGCACCGCGCCGCCCGCGTCATCCAGCGCTGGCTCGAGGAGGGCAAGGCCTATCTGAGCGATGAGGAGATCATGGAAGACATCCTCACCTACCTCGGCGTCTACGACAAAAACGAGCCGGTACCCTGGCTCGACTCGGCCCATCGCGAACACCAGGCGGAAATCCACGGCCGCGAACGCGCCAGCTATAAGAACTACACGGAAGTGGAACTCGGCTTCAAGGACAGCCAGGCGGTTCGCGAAGCCGAGCGGTGCCTGCGCTGCTACCGCATGGCAATGGCGGCGGTCTGAACTCAATCCGTTGAAATGAACCCGCGCGACCGGCAGGTCTGAGCGCAGCCGAACGCGATGCGGCGCCGGGTGCCCGAATTTAGAGGTGATATCGACATGGTCAGTGTGACGATTGATGGCAGGACGGTCAGCGTACCCAAGGGAAGCACCATCCTGGAAGCGGCTCGTCAGCTCGGCATTGCCATTCCGACCCTGTGCTGGCTGGAAAAAGTCTCGCCCACCGGGGCCTGCCGCATCTGCGTGGTCGAGGTGCAGGGCGTGGCGCGCCCCATGACCGCCTGCAACACCCCGGTCAAGGACGGCATCGTCGTCACCACCCAGTCCGAACAGATCACGACCATCCGCCGCCAGGTGATGGAACTGATGCTGGTCAACCATCCCCTCGACTGCCCAGTGTGCGACGCCGGCGGCGAATGCGACCTGCAGGACAGCTGCTATGCCCTGAACGTCACCAAGCAGCCTTTCCGTGCCGAGGACGTCAATCCCGGCCCCATCGACAAATGGCCCCTCATCCAGCAGGTGCCCTCGCGCTGCATCCTGTGCGAGAAATGCGTCAAGGTTTGTCACGAGGTGGTCGGCTCCAGCTCCCTGTTCATCAACGACAAGGGTGACCGCTCCTACATCGACAAGCACCTGGAACTCTGCGAGTTCTGCGGCAACTGCGTCTCGGTCTGCCCCACCGGAACCATGATCTCCAAGCTGTTCAAGTTCCGCGCGCGGCCCTGGGAGCTGCGAAAAACTCGCTCCCTGTGCAACGCCTGCGGCAGCCAGTGCGACATCGACATTCACGTCAAGAACAACGAGATTTATCGCGTCACCTCGGAGGACGGCACCACGGTCAACAACGGCAATCTGTGCATCGGCGGCTTTTTCGGCTACGGCTATGTCAATTCCAACCAGCGCCTGAAGTCGCCCCTGGTGAATCGCGGCGGGCAACTGATGCCGGCGGACTGGGACGAGGCCTTGGGCCTGGTGGCCGATCGCGCCCGCGCCCTGAGCGCCGCCCATGGCGCGGACACCCTGGCCGCCCTGGCCTCTCCGCGCCTGACCAACGAGGAGAACTACCTCTTTCAGAAGCTGTTCCGTGCCGGGCTGGGCTGCAACAATATTGATTCCGAGGCGCGCTTCTCCGCGCTGCGTGCCCTCTTGCCCCTGTCCGCGAGCCTCGGTCTGCACGGCGCCAGCAATCGCCTGGACCGCATCGGTCAGTCCGACGCGGTGCTGGTCTTCGGCAGCGACGTGACCGCCGAGGCGCCCGCCATCGACTGGCAGATCGAACTGGCCTGTCGCAAGCGCGACGGCAAGCTGGTCGTGGCCAACATGCGCCGCGTCAAGCTCACGCGCTGGGCCAACACCCATCTTGGCTACCGTCCCGGCAGCGAAGTGTTTCTCGCCACGGCTCTCGCCCGCCTGATTCTCGACAAGGGTCTGGCCGACCAGGCCTTCATGGAGAAATACCTGGCCAATCCCGAAGCGCTGACGAAGGATCTGGCGCAGGTGGACCTGGCCCGTGCCGTGAAGGAAACGGGCGTGCCCCTTGCGCTTCTCGAAGAAGCCGCCGAGCATCTGGGCCGCGCCGAAAGCGTCGCGGTCATTTTCGGCGCCGACGTGACCCGCGGCAGCGCTGCGGCCGACAAGGCGCAGGCCATCGCCAACCTGGCCTTGGTGTGCGGCGCCCTGCACGGCGATCTCGGCGGGCTCTTTCCCGTGGATGAAAAAGGCAACACCCAGGGACTTCTCGACATGGGTGCCTGCCCCGAATTTCTTCCGGGTTTTGCCGACTACGCCAAAAACAAGGCGCGCTTTGAGCAGCTCTGGTCCTGCAAGCTGCCCGAGGGCGGACGCAACGCCGAGCAGATCCTGGACGGCATCGAAAAAGGCGAGGTGCGCTTTCTCTACCTGGCCGCCACCAATCCGCTGATCAGCTTTCCCGACAGCCGCCGCTGGCGGCGCGCCCTGGAGCGGCTCGACCTGCTGGTGGTCCAGGATATTCTGCCCTCCGAGGTGACCCGCCTCGCCCACGTGGTCCTGCCGGGTGCCTCCTTCGCCGAGAAATCGGGCAGCCTCACCTCCCTCGACCATCGGGTCAACTGCCTGCGCCCGGCCCTCAAGTCCCCCGGCAAGGCCCGCGTGGACTGGGATATTTTCGCCGACCTCTACCAGCGCCTGCGCCCTGCGGGAGGGCGTCCCGACGCCGCGGCGCTGCTCGATGAGATCAAGGCCGCAACACCCCTTTACAGCGAGGTCTGCCTGCCTGCGCAGGATCTTTGCCGCCCCTGCGTCAAGCCTCTTTTCGCCCCCGCGCTGAAGAGCCTGCGCTATGTGCCCGTGCAGGCCCAGGGCGCTTCGGAGGGGTTGCAGTTGCTCACCGGCAAGATGCTCTTTCACTTCGGCACCACCACGACCTTCGCCGAAGGCACTCTGGAAGTCGCGCCGGAAGGTTACATTGAAATCAATCCCCGGGATGCGGCCAAGCTCGGCGTCGACAGCGGCGGCGCCCTACGGGTGGCCTCCGCCATCGGCAGCGCCCAGGCCAAGGTCAAGATCAGCGAGAACGTGCCGGACGGCCTACTCTTTGCGCCCTATCATTTCAGCGATGTGAACATCAACCAGATCATGCCCATGGCCGTCAATCTCGTAAAAGTCGACGCCGCCAAGGCTTAAGCGGCAGCGCCGCCTTTCTGATCCGTGCTCACACAGCCCGGGGCGCAAGCCTCGGGCTGTTTTCTTTGTGGAAAAAAAGCCGCGCTTGCGGTATAGCTTGAAGCCTTAACATTCATTCACGGAGCTCAACATGGACACCACTTTCTTTGCCTACCAGGACCAGGTCGCCTTTTCCCCGGACAAGGCCCACAAGGTCGTACTCGCCGCCACCGAGCATTCCCGCACCACCCTCTGGTGCCTGGCGCCGGGGCAGGACATCCACCCCCATGTCCATGCCGGCGACCATATCTGGGTGATCCTCGAAGGCCGCGGCACCTTTCTCGGCGACCACCATGCCGAGCGGCCCGTCGAGCCCGGCCTGATCCTCGTCGCCCCTACGGGTCGCGCCCACGGCATTCGCAACGACGGCGACAAAGGGCTGGTGTTCGTCAGCATTTCGGCGGGATAGGACGAGAACAGGCAAGGCCGCGGATCCACGCGGAACAAGCAGGGATCAGGGCGGATAAACCGTCGCTGCTTCCGGACTTTCTGATCTCTGCCAAAAAAATCAGGGATTGGAGTCAACTTCGCCAGGCAAAACCCCGGCATCCTGCGTTTCAGGGTCGGGGTTTTGTTGTGTCGGGGCGGGGCGCGGCGTCAGGATGTAACGGCGCACGGCGCGATTGTGCTCGTCGAGGGTACGGGAAAACACATGACTGCCGTCGCCGCGCGAGACGAAATAGAGATAATCGTCGTCGCTGGGAAATGCGGTCGCCTGAAGGGCGGCGGCGCCGGGATTGGCGATGGGGCCGGGCGGCAATCCGGGAATGACGTAGGTGTTGTAGGGATGGGGATCGTTGAGGTGGCGCCGGGTGATGCGGCCGGTGTAGTCCGACACCCCATAGATGACCGTGGGGTCGGCCTGCAGGCGCATGCCCTTTTTCAGCCGATTGTGAAAAACCGCCGCGACGACCGGCATCTCCTGCACCGAGCCGGCCTCCTTCTGGACGATGGAGGCAAGGGTCACCCATTGGTGCGCATCCAGGCCGCGCGCCTGCGCCGCCTGCTGCCATTCCGGCAGGGCGCGGCGGCGAAATTCCCGCACCATGGCCTGGATCAGGCGCCGCTCGGTATCGCCGCGCTCCAGCAGGTAGGTTTCCGGAAAAAGATAACCCTCCAGGGTCGCGGCCTCGATCTCAAGAGCACGCAGCAGCGCTTCATCCCGCGCCAGGGCGGTGAAAACCTCGGCACTCCCCAAACCCTCGCGCTCCAGGCGCGCGCCGATCTCGACGAAGGTCAGCCCCTCGGGCACGGTGAAGGGATAGCGTAACACGTCCCCCGTGACCAGGCGGCGCAACACCTCCTCGGGCGTCGCCGCGACGCGAAACAGGTATTCCCCGGCACGCACCCGCCCCTGCACTTGCCGCAAGCGGGCCAGGGCAATAAAATAGTGGCTGCGGTTGATGACCCCCTGTTCTTCCAACTCGCGGGCGATGCGCACGAAGCCGGTGCCGGGCGCGATGGTCAGAATCCGTTCCACGGGAGGTTGCACCGGCCGCGACAGGAAATAGGCCAGATCGCCCGCCAGCACCAGCAAGAGCAGAATCACCGCCGCGAGGACGATCAGAAAAATCCTCTTTTTTTTGCTCATAGCCGTAGTGAAACTTGGGTTCGATCAAGCCCGGAAACGGTTTTCGGTGCCGTTGAGCAGCCGCTCGATATTGCCGCGATGGCGCCAGATCACCATGCCGCTGATGAACAAGGTGACGAGAAACAGGGGCAAGGAGCGCTCAAAAACGACCACCAGCAAGGGAATCACGCCGGCGGCGCAGAGCGAGGCCAGGGACACATAGCTCCATTTCCACAAAACCCCGGCGAAAACCCCCAGGGCGATGAGCACCGCGAGGGGCGAGAGCACCAGATAAATGCCCAGTCCCGTAGCCACGCCCTTGCCCCCCTTGAAGCCCAGATACACCGGATAGCAGTGGCCGAGAAAGGCCGCCGCCGCCACCAGGCTTAGTTTCCAAGGGGACTCGGGGAACAGCTGCATCGCCGCCAGGACCGGCAGCAGCCCCTTCAAGGCATCGAGGACCAGCGTCGCCACGCCGAGCCCACGGCCGCCGACCCGATAGACATTGGTCGCGCCGATGTTGCCGCTGCCCGCCTGACGTATGTCGCCCAGACCCATCAGGCGCGTCAGCACCAGGCCGCAGGGAATGGCCCCGATCAAATAGGCCGCCGCCAGCATCAGAGAAAATCCGCTCATGAGTGCCCCCACGGGGATTGACCCGCAAAGTCAAA is a window encoding:
- a CDS encoding FAD-dependent oxidoreductase; the protein is MAQIVFSSWGNKIVDNRKVDGEAQAASFKLPVTLDGERPLAAFMGWDGLIVFDPKVSVPAMAAEYMRRVQNLYCCGKCTPGKKGTKVLADLLDGVLSGTTAAADLDQVPQLAELMKNCKCTLCQSATVPVLHAVSHFRDDFLACLSGQTRPRDEVRFIHKYTAPCQDKCPAHIDIPAYIEAIKEYRFDESLEIIRDNMPLPAVCGRVCPHPCETACRRKNVDEPISIMVLKRSASDWEWKHHQPPPMQPKPRKNKKVAVVGAGPAGLTTAYYLALEGYPVTIYEALPEGYGGGMVAVGIPPYRMPRPILQRDIDIISALGVEIIYNTRVGTDISLPELKEKFDAVFLAPGAHRSKPMGVEGEDKGYKGFLRGGIDFLREAYMGKPTGMGKKVVVVGGGNTAIDCVRVALREGAEESVLLYRRSRKEMPADVWEVDGAEEEGVKFEFLVLPTRIIVDENEQVTGVECVRMELGEPDASGRRRPQPVKGSEFVVECDTVIPAIGQDADLSFIPEKMGIDITKWNTVVTRFLPLKDAAGKDLNDSMGNPLSRLLITDHEGVFAGGDAEIGPLTVVACVGNAHRAARVIQRWLEEGKAYLSDEEIMEDILTYLGVYDKNEPVPWLDSAHREHQAEIHGRERASYKNYTEVELGFKDSQAVREAERCLRCYRMAMAAV
- a CDS encoding molybdopterin-dependent oxidoreductase, which gives rise to MVSVTIDGRTVSVPKGSTILEAARQLGIAIPTLCWLEKVSPTGACRICVVEVQGVARPMTACNTPVKDGIVVTTQSEQITTIRRQVMELMLVNHPLDCPVCDAGGECDLQDSCYALNVTKQPFRAEDVNPGPIDKWPLIQQVPSRCILCEKCVKVCHEVVGSSSLFINDKGDRSYIDKHLELCEFCGNCVSVCPTGTMISKLFKFRARPWELRKTRSLCNACGSQCDIDIHVKNNEIYRVTSEDGTTVNNGNLCIGGFFGYGYVNSNQRLKSPLVNRGGQLMPADWDEALGLVADRARALSAAHGADTLAALASPRLTNEENYLFQKLFRAGLGCNNIDSEARFSALRALLPLSASLGLHGASNRLDRIGQSDAVLVFGSDVTAEAPAIDWQIELACRKRDGKLVVANMRRVKLTRWANTHLGYRPGSEVFLATALARLILDKGLADQAFMEKYLANPEALTKDLAQVDLARAVKETGVPLALLEEAAEHLGRAESVAVIFGADVTRGSAAADKAQAIANLALVCGALHGDLGGLFPVDEKGNTQGLLDMGACPEFLPGFADYAKNKARFEQLWSCKLPEGGRNAEQILDGIEKGEVRFLYLAATNPLISFPDSRRWRRALERLDLLVVQDILPSEVTRLAHVVLPGASFAEKSGSLTSLDHRVNCLRPALKSPGKARVDWDIFADLYQRLRPAGGRPDAAALLDEIKAATPLYSEVCLPAQDLCRPCVKPLFAPALKSLRYVPVQAQGASEGLQLLTGKMLFHFGTTTTFAEGTLEVAPEGYIEINPRDAAKLGVDSGGALRVASAIGSAQAKVKISENVPDGLLFAPYHFSDVNINQIMPMAVNLVKVDAAKA
- a CDS encoding cupin domain-containing protein, with protein sequence MDTTFFAYQDQVAFSPDKAHKVVLAATEHSRTTLWCLAPGQDIHPHVHAGDHIWVILEGRGTFLGDHHAERPVEPGLILVAPTGRAHGIRNDGDKGLVFVSISAG
- the mltG gene encoding endolytic transglycosylase MltG — encoded protein: MSKKKRIFLIVLAAVILLLLVLAGDLAYFLSRPVQPPVERILTIAPGTGFVRIARELEEQGVINRSHYFIALARLRQVQGRVRAGEYLFRVAATPEEVLRRLVTGDVLRYPFTVPEGLTFVEIGARLEREGLGSAEVFTALARDEALLRALEIEAATLEGYLFPETYLLERGDTERRLIQAMVREFRRRALPEWQQAAQARGLDAHQWVTLASIVQKEAGSVQEMPVVAAVFHNRLKKGMRLQADPTVIYGVSDYTGRITRRHLNDPHPYNTYVIPGLPPGPIANPGAAALQATAFPSDDDYLYFVSRGDGSHVFSRTLDEHNRAVRRYILTPRPAPTQQNPDPETQDAGVLPGEVDSNP
- the plsY gene encoding glycerol-3-phosphate 1-O-acyltransferase PlsY encodes the protein MSGFSLMLAAAYLIGAIPCGLVLTRLMGLGDIRQAGSGNIGATNVYRVGGRGLGVATLVLDALKGLLPVLAAMQLFPESPWKLSLVAAAAFLGHCYPVYLGFKGGKGVATGLGIYLVLSPLAVLIALGVFAGVLWKWSYVSLASLCAAGVIPLLVVVFERSLPLFLVTLFISGMVIWRHRGNIERLLNGTENRFRA